In one Bacillus thuringiensis genomic region, the following are encoded:
- a CDS encoding YitT family protein, which translates to MDLKLNYTELIKKLIVVIIAGLLNAIGMNLFLTPAKVYASGFAGLSQLLSQILGDFLSIHISTGVLFSLFNIPVVILAWKKVGKAFTFFSFLCVIFMTLFLEIIPVRAVSNDIILNAIFGGIISAIGVGIALKWGASTGGLDIIAMILSKIKDKPVGTYFFFFNAIIIIAAGYVYGWEKALYTLVTLYVSTRIIDAIHTRHVKITALIVTKNGADVRKAIHSRLVRGITTIPATGAYTNENKEMLMMVITRYELYELERIIKQVDPGAFTNILQTVGVFGLFRKD; encoded by the coding sequence ATGGATTTGAAGTTGAATTATACTGAACTTATAAAGAAGTTAATCGTTGTAATCATCGCAGGTTTATTAAACGCGATTGGGATGAATTTATTTTTAACGCCAGCAAAAGTGTATGCGAGCGGCTTTGCTGGATTGTCTCAATTATTATCACAAATATTAGGTGATTTTTTATCGATTCACATATCTACGGGAGTATTGTTTAGCTTATTTAATATTCCTGTCGTTATTTTAGCGTGGAAAAAGGTTGGAAAGGCCTTCACCTTTTTTAGTTTTCTTTGTGTTATATTTATGACTCTGTTTCTAGAAATTATCCCTGTTAGAGCGGTTTCGAATGATATCATATTAAATGCGATTTTTGGCGGAATTATTTCGGCAATTGGAGTAGGGATTGCTTTAAAGTGGGGTGCTTCTACAGGCGGATTAGATATTATTGCCATGATTTTATCAAAAATAAAAGATAAGCCTGTCGGTACATACTTTTTCTTTTTTAATGCAATTATCATTATCGCTGCTGGCTATGTATATGGATGGGAAAAAGCGTTGTATACGCTAGTGACTTTATATGTGTCAACGAGAATTATTGATGCAATTCATACTCGTCATGTAAAGATTACAGCATTAATTGTTACGAAGAATGGGGCAGACGTAAGAAAGGCGATTCACTCGCGATTAGTAAGAGGGATTACAACGATACCAGCAACAGGTGCTTATACGAATGAAAATAAAGAAATGTTAATGATGGTTATTACCCGTTACGAGTTATACGAATTAGAGAGGATTATTAAACAAGTGGACCCAGGTGCATTTACAAATATACTGCAAACAGTTGGGGTGTTCGGATTGTTTCGGAAAGATTAA
- a CDS encoding DUF3813 domain-containing protein, whose amino-acid sequence MGNLLFQQARDAVENAVSCSSGTEQQDLVYRAKNALQSAYANSSTAEKVQLREMQEQLQNITNLH is encoded by the coding sequence ATGGGGAACTTACTATTCCAACAAGCTAGAGATGCTGTTGAAAATGCCGTATCTTGTTCAAGCGGTACTGAGCAACAAGATCTCGTGTATAGAGCAAAAAATGCTTTGCAATCCGCTTACGCAAACTCTTCAACTGCTGAAAAAGTTCAGCTCCGTGAAATGCAAGAGCAATTGCAAAACATTACGAATTTACATTAA
- a CDS encoding Cof-type HAD-IIB family hydrolase — translation MNKQHLIALDLDGTLLTDNKIISTRTKHTIAKAKEQGHIVVISTGRPFRASYDYYKELALNTPIVNFNGAYVHHPLDSSWGTHHSPLELATAQEIVRACFDFGVKNIYAEVMDDVYVREIDEDKKHIFEFGSPKIFTGDLLNILNDHPTCLLIDAHDEHSTAIRQHLTDMHAEVIDHRKWGAPWPIIEIVKSGLNKAVGLQKISSHYNIPQERIIAFGDEDNDFEMIEFAGHGIAMGNAIPELKSLANHTTLTNEEDGIALYLEEVLGL, via the coding sequence ATGAACAAACAACATTTAATCGCATTAGACTTAGACGGTACTTTATTAACAGACAACAAAATAATTTCCACTCGAACGAAACATACAATTGCAAAAGCAAAGGAACAGGGACATATTGTTGTTATTTCAACAGGACGTCCATTCCGTGCTAGTTATGATTACTATAAAGAACTTGCTCTTAACACACCTATCGTAAACTTTAACGGTGCTTACGTACATCATCCTCTTGATTCAAGCTGGGGAACACACCACTCTCCTCTTGAGCTAGCAACAGCGCAAGAAATTGTACGAGCTTGCTTTGATTTCGGCGTAAAAAATATATACGCGGAAGTAATGGACGATGTGTATGTTCGTGAAATTGATGAAGATAAAAAACATATTTTCGAATTCGGCTCTCCTAAGATTTTTACGGGAGACTTATTAAATATTTTAAACGATCATCCAACTTGCTTATTAATTGATGCACATGACGAGCATTCCACTGCAATTCGTCAACATTTAACGGATATGCATGCGGAAGTAATCGACCATAGAAAATGGGGCGCACCTTGGCCGATTATTGAAATTGTGAAAAGTGGATTAAATAAAGCAGTTGGATTACAAAAAATCTCTAGTCATTACAACATTCCACAAGAGCGAATTATCGCTTTCGGTGATGAAGATAATGATTTTGAAATGATTGAATTTGCTGGTCACGGCATTGCAATGGGAAATGCCATCCCTGAATTAAAATCACTCGCAAACCATACGACGTTAACGAACGAAGAAGATGGTATTGCTTTATATTTAGAAGAGGTTCTTGGGTTGTAA
- a CDS encoding YjzC family protein: MGQNRRFRSGQKAPNDGIYVEIGETGSMVKDPQMVKLTAGEKFPDNTNHNRQWTYKRKP, encoded by the coding sequence ATGGGACAAAATCGCAGGTTTCGTTCTGGACAAAAAGCGCCGAATGATGGCATTTACGTAGAAATTGGTGAAACGGGAAGTATGGTGAAAGATCCGCAAATGGTGAAATTAACTGCCGGTGAAAAGTTTCCGGATAACACGAATCATAACCGCCAGTGGACATATAAAAGAAAACCGTAA
- the clpB gene encoding ATP-dependent chaperone ClpB, translating into MDLNQMTTKTQEAIMSAQSLAVSHHHQEVDTVHLLLALLEEQDGLAVRIFQKMNVDIEALKQGAESLIKKKPSVTGSGAEVGKLYVTSALQQLLVRAGKEAEKLQDDYISVEHVLLAFSEEKGDINQLFTRLHITKDNLLQSLMTVRGNQRVTSQNPEATYEALEKYGRDLVAEVRAGKIDPVIGRDSEIRRVIRILSRKTKNNPVLIGEPGVGKTAIVEGLAQRIVKKDVPEGLKDRTIFALDMSALVAGAKFRGEFEERLQAVLNEIKKSEGRILLFIDELHTIVGAGKTEGAMDAGNMLKPMLARGELHCIGATTLDEYRKYIEKDPALERRFQQVLAEEPTVEDTISILRGLKERFEIYHGVNIHDRAIVAASVLSDRYISDRFLPDKAIDLVDEACATIRTEIDSMPTELDEVTRRIMQLEIEEAALGKETDRGSQERLKTLQHELSDLKEVASGMRAKWEKEKEDIHKVRDLREHLERLRRELEEAEGNYDLNKAAELRHGKIPAIEKELKEAEEMGAHNKQENRLLREEVSEEEIADIVSRWTGIPVAKLVEGEREKLLRLEQILSERVIGQEEAVSLVSDAVLRARAGIKDPNRPIGSFIFLGPTGVGKTELAKTLAQSLFDSEEQMIRIDMSEYMEKHAVSRLIGAPPGYVGYEEGGQLTEAVRRKPYSVVLLDEIEKAHPEVFNILLQMLDDGRITDSQGRTVDFKNTVIIMTSNIGSAHLLDGLEEDGSIKEESRDLVMGQLRGHFRPEFLNRVDEIILFKPLTTNEIKGIVDKIVKELQGRLADRHITVELTDAAKEFVVEAGFDPMYGARPLKRYVQRQVETKLARELIAGTITDNSHVVVDVENNELVVHVK; encoded by the coding sequence ATGGACTTAAATCAAATGACAACAAAAACACAAGAGGCGATTATGAGTGCCCAATCTTTAGCGGTATCTCATCATCACCAAGAGGTGGATACTGTTCATCTATTACTTGCATTATTAGAAGAGCAAGATGGATTAGCAGTACGTATATTTCAAAAAATGAATGTTGATATAGAAGCATTAAAGCAAGGTGCAGAAAGTTTAATTAAAAAGAAACCTTCTGTAACGGGGAGCGGTGCAGAAGTTGGAAAATTGTATGTAACGAGCGCTCTGCAACAACTGCTTGTAAGAGCAGGGAAAGAAGCAGAAAAACTGCAGGATGATTACATTTCAGTAGAACATGTATTGCTTGCTTTTTCTGAAGAAAAAGGCGATATAAATCAATTATTTACAAGATTGCATATTACGAAAGATAACTTATTACAGTCTTTAATGACAGTTCGGGGGAATCAAAGAGTGACTAGTCAAAATCCAGAAGCAACTTATGAAGCGTTAGAAAAATATGGCCGTGATTTAGTGGCGGAAGTGAGAGCAGGGAAAATCGATCCTGTAATCGGCCGTGATAGTGAAATACGACGTGTAATCCGTATTCTTTCACGTAAAACGAAAAACAATCCGGTTTTAATTGGGGAGCCAGGTGTTGGTAAAACAGCAATCGTTGAAGGGCTAGCCCAGCGTATTGTGAAAAAGGATGTACCTGAAGGATTGAAAGATAGAACGATTTTTGCGTTAGATATGAGTGCACTCGTAGCTGGTGCGAAATTCCGTGGTGAGTTCGAAGAGCGGCTGCAAGCTGTATTAAATGAAATTAAAAAGAGTGAAGGACGCATTTTATTATTCATTGATGAACTTCATACAATAGTTGGAGCTGGTAAAACAGAAGGAGCCATGGATGCAGGAAATATGTTAAAACCGATGCTTGCGCGTGGTGAACTGCATTGTATCGGGGCGACGACGCTCGATGAATATCGCAAATATATTGAGAAAGATCCAGCGCTAGAAAGACGTTTCCAACAAGTATTAGCAGAAGAACCAACTGTTGAAGATACAATTTCAATTTTACGTGGATTAAAAGAACGCTTTGAAATTTATCACGGTGTAAATATTCATGACCGTGCGATTGTAGCAGCGTCAGTTTTATCAGATCGATATATTTCAGATCGATTCTTACCTGATAAAGCAATTGACCTTGTTGATGAAGCGTGTGCAACAATTCGTACAGAAATCGATTCTATGCCAACAGAATTAGATGAAGTAACGCGCCGCATTATGCAGCTGGAAATTGAAGAAGCGGCTCTTGGAAAAGAAACGGATCGTGGTAGCCAAGAGCGTCTAAAAACATTGCAACATGAATTATCGGATTTAAAAGAAGTTGCAAGTGGTATGAGAGCGAAATGGGAGAAAGAAAAAGAAGACATTCACAAAGTTCGTGACTTACGTGAACATTTAGAACGTCTGCGCCGTGAATTAGAAGAAGCAGAAGGTAATTACGATTTAAATAAAGCAGCCGAACTTCGTCACGGGAAAATTCCAGCAATTGAAAAAGAGTTAAAAGAAGCGGAAGAAATGGGTGCGCATAATAAACAAGAAAATCGTTTATTACGTGAGGAAGTAAGTGAAGAAGAAATTGCAGATATTGTTTCACGCTGGACTGGTATTCCTGTTGCTAAACTTGTTGAAGGCGAACGCGAGAAATTATTACGCTTAGAGCAAATCTTATCAGAGCGTGTCATTGGACAAGAGGAAGCAGTAAGCTTAGTGTCAGACGCGGTTCTTCGTGCTCGCGCTGGTATTAAAGATCCGAACCGCCCGATTGGTTCTTTCATCTTCTTAGGACCAACAGGTGTTGGTAAAACAGAACTTGCAAAAACGTTAGCACAGTCTTTATTCGATAGTGAAGAGCAAATGATTCGCATTGACATGTCTGAGTATATGGAGAAACACGCAGTGTCACGCTTAATTGGTGCACCTCCTGGATATGTAGGATATGAAGAAGGTGGTCAATTAACAGAAGCGGTAAGACGTAAACCATATTCCGTTGTTTTATTAGATGAAATTGAAAAAGCACATCCAGAAGTATTCAACATTTTATTACAAATGTTAGATGATGGACGCATTACAGATTCGCAAGGTCGTACAGTGGACTTTAAAAATACAGTTATTATTATGACTTCAAATATTGGATCTGCTCATTTACTAGATGGATTAGAAGAAGATGGTTCGATTAAAGAGGAATCAAGAGACCTTGTAATGGGGCAATTAAGAGGACATTTCCGCCCTGAATTTTTAAACCGTGTTGATGAAATTATTTTATTCAAACCTCTTACAACGAATGAAATTAAAGGCATTGTTGATAAAATTGTAAAAGAACTACAAGGTCGTCTAGCTGACCGTCACATTACAGTAGAATTAACAGATGCAGCAAAAGAATTTGTTGTAGAAGCTGGTTTCGACCCAATGTACGGAGCTCGTCCATTAAAACGATACGTACAACGTCAAGTGGAAACGAAATTAGCACGAGAATTAATTGCAGGAACAATTACTGACAATAGTCACGTAGTTGTTGATGTAGAAAATAACGAACTAGTCGTTCATGTGAAATAA
- a CDS encoding YjzD family protein — MRFIWALIWSFLLVHMMSYVIGSMTGGTYDFNQASIFSVVLAVLVLAISAAIPNEPVEQH; from the coding sequence ATGCGTTTCATTTGGGCATTAATTTGGTCGTTCTTACTTGTACATATGATGAGCTATGTAATCGGCTCTATGACTGGCGGTACATACGACTTTAACCAAGCGTCTATTTTCTCAGTTGTTCTTGCTGTGTTAGTACTAGCAATTTCAGCTGCAATTCCAAACGAGCCAGTAGAACAACACTAA
- a CDS encoding hydrolase has protein sequence MSITERFFYLEKEPCVIYLPEKPNGFSVMLLGDYNYFIENGTSLWTQHAGRSYFLHGLIEQGYTVFSSNLYGRHWGNDQSVRLAKRLYDVVLRKETLNAKMHIMADGMGALVALEMMNKYPDCIRSVIMLNPCLDLPEYVEFEKEHKFFYKRLVKELSLAYDAKEEELESKINKKSFTLLPSCVPVKVFVSTQEKRGRKQQLRKYEKMRQFNQCDTSVLFHLQDVKYKMVRQTTDFFKKYEEEL, from the coding sequence ATGAGTATTACGGAACGTTTTTTTTACTTAGAAAAAGAACCATGTGTCATTTATTTACCGGAGAAGCCAAATGGATTTTCTGTTATGCTCCTCGGTGATTATAACTACTTTATTGAGAATGGTACAAGTTTATGGACACAGCATGCGGGTAGATCTTATTTTTTACATGGCCTTATTGAGCAAGGCTACACGGTCTTTTCTTCTAATTTATACGGAAGACATTGGGGAAACGACCAATCTGTTCGTCTAGCAAAACGTTTATATGACGTTGTGTTGAGAAAAGAGACATTGAATGCGAAAATGCACATTATGGCAGATGGTATGGGAGCACTTGTAGCACTCGAAATGATGAACAAATACCCTGATTGTATACGCTCTGTCATTATGTTAAATCCGTGTTTAGATTTACCAGAATATGTGGAGTTTGAAAAAGAGCATAAGTTTTTTTACAAGAGACTCGTGAAGGAATTAAGTTTGGCGTATGATGCCAAAGAAGAAGAATTAGAATCAAAAATAAATAAGAAATCATTTACGCTTCTTCCATCTTGTGTACCGGTCAAAGTTTTCGTATCAACCCAAGAAAAAAGAGGAAGAAAACAGCAATTGCGTAAATATGAGAAAATGAGGCAATTCAATCAATGTGATACTTCTGTCTTGTTCCATCTGCAAGATGTGAAATATAAAATGGTTAGGCAAACGACCGATTTCTTTAAAAAATATGAAGAAGAATTGTGA
- a CDS encoding NAD-dependent epimerase/dehydratase family protein gives MFQRERVGGMERVLIIGALTFVGYHLVNKMIEEEVEVYGLDFDEFDSMTKINEEKLLLIGRNALFTYYSIRDEDGWRSVEEESFDTVYFCLYEPNQQSGFRNERVILQYLKRIIRMCEEQKVKLNLISSIEVGSTDESENKRLFLKVEEGLKKGNLQYSVFRVPTLYGPWQPSFMMYHQLILSELDEKECRCTSEEKGSDLLYIEDVCEYLWEHGTSGAHLGIYNLLSGKQSLWEKGMNLLRADDKVNQNNNEVRDEAIEVISIKRNTPLEYGLNKQLAHMKKYKELYEE, from the coding sequence TTGTTTCAGAGGGAAAGGGTTGGTGGTATGGAACGCGTGCTGATAATAGGTGCACTTACGTTTGTAGGTTATCACCTTGTAAATAAAATGATTGAAGAAGAAGTGGAAGTATATGGTCTTGATTTTGATGAATTCGATAGTATGACCAAAATTAATGAAGAGAAGTTATTATTAATTGGGCGAAATGCATTATTTACGTATTATTCGATAAGAGATGAAGATGGATGGAGATCAGTAGAGGAAGAGAGCTTCGATACTGTTTACTTTTGCTTATATGAGCCAAATCAGCAAAGTGGATTTCGGAATGAAAGAGTCATATTACAATATTTAAAGCGAATCATAAGAATGTGTGAAGAACAAAAAGTGAAGTTAAATTTAATTTCTTCTATTGAAGTAGGTAGTACAGATGAATCAGAAAATAAGCGCCTATTTTTGAAAGTAGAAGAAGGATTGAAGAAAGGGAATTTACAATATAGTGTATTTCGAGTTCCTACATTATATGGACCGTGGCAACCATCTTTTATGATGTATCATCAGCTCATTTTATCAGAATTAGACGAGAAAGAGTGCCGTTGTACGAGTGAGGAAAAAGGAAGTGATTTACTTTACATTGAAGATGTATGTGAATACTTATGGGAACATGGAACGAGCGGGGCGCATCTTGGTATATACAATTTACTTAGTGGTAAACAGTCATTATGGGAAAAAGGTATGAATCTTTTACGCGCGGATGATAAAGTAAATCAAAATAATAACGAAGTAAGAGATGAGGCTATCGAAGTAATTTCGATAAAAAGAAATACTCCGTTAGAATATGGTTTAAATAAGCAACTGGCACACATGAAAAAATATAAAGAGTTATACGAAGAGTAG
- a CDS encoding ComZ family protein yields MNEKSMQFLQIAMKHLPEAKAILDDNGIALDMEKAQPVLELLMKVMNEAYELGKADKE; encoded by the coding sequence ATGAACGAAAAAAGCATGCAGTTTTTACAAATCGCAATGAAGCATTTACCGGAAGCAAAGGCAATTTTAGATGATAATGGAATTGCACTTGATATGGAGAAAGCACAGCCGGTGTTAGAGTTGTTAATGAAAGTTATGAATGAAGCTTATGAGCTTGGGAAAGCAGATAAAGAATAA
- the fabH gene encoding beta-ketoacyl-ACP synthase III: MNVGILGIGRYVPEKVVTNHDLEKIMETSDEWIRTRTGIAERRIADDTIDTSYMAVEASKKALEDAGINGEDIDLILVATVTPDRAFPAVACVIQEAIGAKQAAAMDVGAACAGFMYGMITAQQFIQTGTYKNVLVVGSDKLSKIVDWNDRNTAVLFGDGAGAIVMGAVSEGKGVLSFELGADGSGGKHLYQDEYVMMNGREVFKFAVRQLGDSCLRVLDKAGLTKEDVDFLVPHQANIRIMESARERLNLPQEKMSMTIEKFGNTSASSIPIAMVEELQNGRIQDGDLIILVGFGGGLTWGAVALRWGK; this comes from the coding sequence GTGAACGTGGGCATTTTAGGGATCGGAAGATATGTGCCAGAAAAAGTAGTCACAAATCACGATTTAGAGAAAATAATGGAAACATCCGATGAATGGATTCGTACGAGAACGGGAATTGCAGAAAGACGCATTGCCGATGATACAATAGATACTTCATATATGGCCGTAGAGGCTTCTAAAAAAGCACTTGAAGATGCAGGAATTAACGGAGAGGATATCGACCTTATTTTAGTAGCAACAGTAACACCAGATCGTGCTTTTCCAGCAGTTGCTTGTGTAATTCAAGAAGCGATTGGAGCGAAACAGGCAGCTGCAATGGATGTAGGTGCAGCATGTGCTGGTTTTATGTACGGAATGATTACAGCGCAGCAATTTATTCAAACGGGAACTTATAAAAATGTATTAGTAGTTGGTAGTGATAAACTATCTAAAATTGTAGACTGGAACGATCGAAATACAGCAGTATTATTTGGAGACGGAGCCGGTGCTATCGTAATGGGAGCTGTTTCAGAAGGTAAAGGTGTTCTATCTTTTGAATTAGGAGCAGACGGAAGTGGCGGCAAGCATCTTTATCAAGACGAGTATGTTATGATGAATGGCAGAGAAGTGTTTAAATTTGCCGTTCGTCAACTTGGTGATTCTTGTCTTCGCGTTTTAGATAAAGCTGGTCTTACGAAAGAAGATGTGGATTTCTTAGTACCGCATCAAGCAAACATTCGTATTATGGAATCTGCAAGAGAGAGGTTAAATTTACCACAAGAAAAAATGAGTATGACAATTGAGAAGTTCGGTAATACATCAGCTTCTTCAATTCCGATTGCAATGGTAGAGGAATTGCAAAACGGACGTATTCAAGACGGTGATTTAATTATACTTGTTGGTTTTGGTGGCGGATTAACATGGGGAGCAGTTGCTCTTCGTTGGGGTAAATAA
- the fabF gene encoding beta-ketoacyl-ACP synthase II, protein MEKKRVVITGLGAVTPVGTDVETAWENIKKGVSGIGRLTRIDPELFPAKVAAEINDFEVEKYIDKKEARRMDRFTQYAVAAAKMAVADAKLEITEENGPRIGVWIGSGIGGMETYEEQFKIFTEKGPRRVSPFFVPMMIPDMAAGQVSIATGAKGINTCSVTACASGANSIGDAFKAIQRGDADAMITGGAEAPLTSMAFAGFSSAKALTFNEDPATACRPFDKNRSGFVMGEGSGILILEELEHALARGAHIYAEIAGYGATGDAFHITMPAPGGEGGVRAMRQALADAGLQPEDIDYINAHGTSTDANEKYETMAIKETFGEHAYKVAISSTKSMTGHLLGAAGAVEAIFSIKSITDGVIPPTINYETPDPECDLDYVPNQARHQEVNAVLSNSLGFGGHNAVLVFKSYK, encoded by the coding sequence ATGGAAAAAAAGAGGGTCGTAATTACAGGACTAGGGGCTGTTACACCGGTCGGAACAGATGTTGAAACAGCATGGGAAAACATTAAAAAGGGTGTATCTGGAATCGGGCGACTTACAAGAATTGATCCAGAACTATTTCCAGCAAAAGTAGCAGCGGAAATTAACGACTTTGAAGTCGAGAAATATATTGATAAAAAAGAAGCGCGCCGTATGGATCGCTTTACACAATATGCAGTGGCAGCAGCGAAAATGGCAGTTGCAGACGCAAAGCTTGAAATTACAGAAGAAAACGGACCTCGAATTGGTGTATGGATTGGATCTGGTATTGGCGGTATGGAAACATACGAAGAACAATTTAAGATTTTTACTGAGAAAGGCCCACGCCGCGTGAGCCCATTCTTCGTGCCGATGATGATTCCAGATATGGCAGCAGGTCAAGTATCAATCGCAACAGGAGCAAAAGGAATTAACACTTGTTCTGTAACGGCTTGTGCATCTGGTGCAAACTCAATTGGTGATGCATTTAAAGCAATTCAGCGTGGTGATGCTGATGCAATGATTACAGGCGGAGCAGAAGCGCCGTTAACAAGTATGGCATTCGCAGGATTTAGCTCAGCGAAAGCATTAACATTTAATGAAGATCCAGCAACGGCTTGCCGTCCATTTGATAAAAACCGTAGCGGTTTCGTAATGGGTGAAGGTTCAGGTATTCTAATTCTTGAAGAATTAGAGCACGCATTAGCGCGCGGTGCTCACATTTACGCGGAAATTGCTGGTTATGGTGCAACTGGAGATGCGTTCCATATTACAATGCCTGCTCCTGGTGGTGAAGGCGGAGTGCGTGCAATGCGTCAAGCTTTAGCTGATGCAGGCCTACAGCCAGAAGATATTGATTACATTAATGCGCATGGTACAAGTACGGATGCGAATGAAAAATATGAAACGATGGCAATTAAAGAAACTTTCGGTGAGCACGCGTATAAAGTAGCGATTAGCTCAACGAAATCAATGACAGGTCACTTATTAGGAGCAGCTGGTGCTGTTGAAGCGATTTTCTCTATTAAATCAATTACAGACGGAGTAATTCCTCCAACAATTAACTATGAGACACCAGATCCAGAATGTGACTTAGATTATGTACCGAATCAAGCGAGACACCAAGAAGTAAATGCAGTATTAAGTAACTCATTAGGATTCGGTGGTCATAACGCAGTGTTAGTATTTAAATCGTATAAATAA
- a CDS encoding DUF2268 domain-containing protein has translation MGIVETAEWLHLYYGRPEKLCEKFTKYIPLPKERLYRFLISKGMYRPIMRGEKEIKELEEKEIWKELSLEYDKLKNWLKGPDVPVFILLSDSYNRTVQEEYNGRAGLSMRHVIFLFVCGRNSVEELKVLLAHEYHHICRLHQIEMKETEYTLLDTMIMEGLAEQAVTERYTEKNNAPWTAYLSKEEAIYYWKNVVHERISIKRGTREHDIVLNGFHSYPKMLGYALGFHIVKDCVTLEGEDTLSLLSIDAKEILNKASAFHI, from the coding sequence ATGGGGATTGTTGAAACAGCTGAATGGCTACATTTATATTATGGGCGGCCAGAAAAACTTTGTGAGAAATTTACGAAGTATATTCCGTTGCCAAAAGAAAGATTGTATCGCTTTTTAATTTCAAAAGGGATGTATCGCCCAATCATGCGCGGAGAAAAGGAAATTAAAGAATTAGAGGAAAAGGAAATTTGGAAAGAATTGAGCCTGGAGTATGATAAACTGAAAAATTGGTTAAAAGGTCCAGATGTCCCTGTCTTTATTTTATTATCAGATTCCTATAATCGAACTGTACAAGAAGAGTATAACGGTAGGGCTGGATTATCTATGCGTCATGTTATTTTCTTATTCGTATGTGGGCGGAATTCGGTAGAAGAATTAAAAGTGTTATTGGCGCATGAATATCATCACATATGCAGGTTACATCAAATTGAGATGAAGGAAACAGAATATACATTACTTGATACGATGATTATGGAAGGGCTAGCTGAGCAGGCAGTAACAGAAAGGTATACAGAAAAAAACAATGCACCGTGGACGGCGTATCTTTCAAAAGAAGAAGCTATTTATTATTGGAAAAATGTTGTACATGAAAGAATAAGTATAAAACGAGGAACAAGGGAACATGACATCGTATTAAATGGCTTTCACTCTTATCCGAAGATGCTTGGCTATGCGCTTGGATTTCATATTGTCAAAGATTGTGTAACTTTGGAAGGAGAAGATACACTTTCTTTATTATCTATAGATGCAAAAGAAATATTGAATAAAGCAAGTGCATTTCATATATAA
- a CDS encoding YjbA family protein, whose product MLYLHDVWVNWFEGEENGYNVCHFYEWRKDDTIELLDQVPLLKVDATLYHYIENELLELPQKMLEDVHHKAYIRKNHERLQQEYCFVVTDGKGIIAIDTIGYNVPIRKSRLIPRQEQMVYEMVENVKAEKYEFQVEETEKEHHILSPSPFIMNGLTRKERQLKQLLFMALDQLHTTKNTAEIRYWYTEWDPSAYGTVQHMEFEDIWARLYDEAKAGWSEKHEQLCERLVKGQPFFEKLWEMENEQKVN is encoded by the coding sequence ATGTTATATCTACATGATGTATGGGTAAATTGGTTTGAAGGTGAAGAAAATGGGTATAACGTTTGTCATTTTTACGAATGGCGGAAAGATGATACGATTGAGCTATTAGATCAAGTGCCATTATTAAAAGTAGATGCCACATTATATCATTACATCGAGAACGAATTGTTAGAGCTTCCGCAAAAAATGCTGGAAGACGTACATCATAAGGCTTATATTCGTAAAAATCATGAACGTTTGCAGCAAGAGTATTGCTTTGTTGTTACAGATGGAAAAGGAATTATTGCGATTGACACAATTGGTTACAATGTACCAATTCGTAAAAGCAGACTTATACCACGCCAAGAGCAGATGGTATATGAGATGGTAGAAAACGTAAAAGCAGAAAAGTATGAGTTCCAAGTAGAAGAAACAGAAAAAGAACATCACATTTTATCACCATCGCCTTTCATTATGAATGGCTTGACTCGTAAAGAAAGACAGCTAAAACAATTATTATTTATGGCGTTAGATCAATTACATACAACGAAAAATACAGCAGAGATTCGCTATTGGTACACAGAGTGGGATCCATCAGCATATGGAACGGTTCAACATATGGAGTTCGAGGATATTTGGGCTAGACTGTATGATGAAGCGAAAGCTGGCTGGTCTGAGAAACATGAACAATTATGTGAGCGTCTTGTAAAAGGACAGCCATTTTTTGAAAAGTTATGGGAAATGGAAAATGAGCAAAAGGTAAATTAA